In Peptostreptococcus equinus, the DNA window CTCACTTTTTGGAACATAAAATGTTTGAACAACCAGATGAAAGTAATGCATTTGATGAATTTTCAAAATTTGGAGCGAGTGCTAATGCATTCACTTCTTTTACCATGACAGCATATTTATTTTCAGCGACAGAAAATTTTTATCCGTCTTTAAGACATTTGATAAACTATGTGCAGACACCATATTATACAGAAGAGAATGTAAATAAAGAAAAAGGCATAATTGCCCAAGAAATTAATATGTATAGAGATGACCCTGAATGGAATGTGTATATGAATTGTCTAAAAGCTATGTATGCTTCACATCATACGAGTATTGATATAGCTGGTAGTGTAGAGTCAATAAATAAAATTACTCCAGAGGAATTATACAAGTGCTATAATACATTTTATAATCCAGCAAACATGAAGTTGTTTGTGGTTGGAGATTTAGATGAGGATGAATTATTTAATTGCGTAAGAGAAAATAATAATTTGGAAAGAGATTTTGAAAAAGAAATAAAAAGATTTATGCCATCTGAACAAGATGGAATAAACACTTATAGAATAGAGGAAAAATTTGCTGTATCTATGCCACTATTTTATATAGGTTATAAAGATAATCCTAAAGATAGTGAAAAAACACTTGATAGGTTAAAAAAAGAAATATCAACAGATATATTATTTGATATAATATTTTCTGAAAGTGGAGATTTGCATAGCCAGTTGTACGATTCAGGTCTTATAACCGGTAGCATTTATGGAGGCTATTTATCACAAAAAGATTATTCATATGCTTTGGCATCGGGTAGTTCAAATCAACCAGATTTGGTAAAAGAAAAAATAGATCAATACATAGATGAACTTAGAAGAAATGGAATAAAAAAGAGTGATTTTGAGATTAATAAGAAAAAGAAGATCGGTGGATTTTTAAAATCTTTTGATTCAATTAGCTTTATTGCAAATAACTTCCTTAGATATATGTTTAGAGGAATTAACTTCCTGGATTATCTTCAAGTATTAAAGAATATTGAGCTAAGTGATATAGAAGATAGGCTAGATAATTTCTTTTTAAAAGAAAAAAGCGTAATATCTATTGTTAGTCCAAAAAAATAAGGAGGTAGCGTGGATAGAATAGCATTTACAATATTTGGTATAGATGTCATGTGGTATGGTATATTAATAGCGATTGGTATGATTTTAGCTGTTTTGATATCATCAAAATATGCAAAAAAATTAGGATATGATGAAAATCTTGTAATAGACTTGTGCATAGCGTTAATACCTATTGGTGTAATTGGTGCAAGAGTATATTATGTTATTTTTAATTGGAGTGCATATTCTGGCAATATAATGGAAATGATAAATATTAGAGGAGGGGGTCTAGCCATTCACGGTGGTATATTATTCGGGCTCCTAACTATATTTATATATTCAAAAATAAAAAAAATAGATTTTTTTAAATTGACGGATGTGGTGGTACTAGGCTTGCCTCTTGCACAGTCAATAGGAAGATGGGGGAATTTTATAAATGGAGAAGCTCATGGTGGACCAACCAATCTTCCTTGGGGAATAATGGTAGATGGTCAAAAAGTTCATCCAACCTTTTTATATGAATCAATATCTAATGTGTTGATTTTTATATTATTATTTAAATTAAGTAAGAATAAAAAATATGATGGTCAATTGATGGTTGTATATATGGTGCTATATTCAATTGTGAGATTTTTTGTA includes these proteins:
- the yfmH gene encoding EF-P 5-aminopentanol modification-associated protein YfmH; amino-acid sequence: MKKIFNETINEILYYDTFENGLELYFMPKRGFESKYAVLGVDFGSNDLEFIPINEKEKIRVSDGIAHFLEHKMFEQPDESNAFDEFSKFGASANAFTSFTMTAYLFSATENFYPSLRHLINYVQTPYYTEENVNKEKGIIAQEINMYRDDPEWNVYMNCLKAMYASHHTSIDIAGSVESINKITPEELYKCYNTFYNPANMKLFVVGDLDEDELFNCVRENNNLERDFEKEIKRFMPSEQDGINTYRIEEKFAVSMPLFYIGYKDNPKDSEKTLDRLKKEISTDILFDIIFSESGDLHSQLYDSGLITGSIYGGYLSQKDYSYALASGSSNQPDLVKEKIDQYIDELRRNGIKKSDFEINKKKKIGGFLKSFDSISFIANNFLRYMFRGINFLDYLQVLKNIELSDIEDRLDNFFLKEKSVISIVSPKK
- the lgt gene encoding prolipoprotein diacylglyceryl transferase, with amino-acid sequence MDRIAFTIFGIDVMWYGILIAIGMILAVLISSKYAKKLGYDENLVIDLCIALIPIGVIGARVYYVIFNWSAYSGNIMEMINIRGGGLAIHGGILFGLLTIFIYSKIKKIDFFKLTDVVVLGLPLAQSIGRWGNFINGEAHGGPTNLPWGIMVDGQKVHPTFLYESISNVLIFILLFKLSKNKKYDGQLMVVYMVLYSIVRFFVEALRTDSLMFGPIKMAQFISILGICLGIIIHIILLKRKNNGI